One region of Dehalococcoidia bacterium genomic DNA includes:
- a CDS encoding acyl-CoA dehydrogenase, giving the protein MDFFLTEEQKMFQAMVRDFATNVVKPEAVKIDEEGKFPAEIFKKAAELGLFGITIDEKYGGSGGDYLSMTICCEELAKASGGLAAIFLANLSLACYPIYKFGTEEQKKKYVSAVAKGEKICCFVLTEPGAGSDAGATQTTATKEGDKVVINGNKIFITNGAEASIAVVFAMEDKSKGTRGISAYIVESNTPGYSVGKLEHKMGIHGSSTAELVFENCKIPASNQLGESGRGLRYAMESIDASRVTVAAQALGISQAAFEDALAYSQTRVQFGKPLCQHQAIQWMLADMATQIDAARLMVYRAAWLKDQNLPYMKEAAMAKLYAAEVSNFVTNKALQIHGGYGYCRDYPMERYLRDAKITEIYEGTSEMQRMTIARAITTQ; this is encoded by the coding sequence ATGGATTTCTTTTTAACCGAGGAACAGAAGATGTTCCAGGCCATGGTGCGCGATTTCGCCACCAACGTGGTGAAGCCGGAGGCCGTAAAGATCGACGAGGAGGGCAAGTTCCCGGCCGAGATATTCAAGAAAGCCGCCGAGCTGGGCCTGTTCGGCATCACTATCGACGAAAAATACGGCGGCAGCGGCGGCGATTACCTGTCCATGACGATCTGCTGCGAAGAGCTGGCCAAAGCCTCGGGCGGACTGGCCGCCATCTTCCTGGCCAACCTGTCGCTGGCCTGTTACCCCATCTACAAGTTCGGCACCGAGGAGCAGAAAAAGAAATACGTGTCGGCCGTCGCCAAAGGCGAGAAGATCTGCTGCTTCGTGCTGACCGAGCCGGGGGCCGGCAGCGACGCCGGCGCGACGCAGACCACGGCGACCAAAGAAGGCGACAAGGTCGTGATCAACGGCAACAAGATATTCATCACCAACGGCGCCGAGGCCTCCATCGCGGTGGTCTTCGCCATGGAAGATAAGTCCAAGGGCACCAGGGGCATCTCCGCTTACATCGTGGAGAGCAACACTCCGGGCTACTCGGTGGGCAAGCTGGAGCACAAGATGGGCATTCACGGCTCGTCCACGGCGGAGCTCGTATTTGAGAATTGTAAGATACCCGCGTCCAACCAGCTGGGTGAATCGGGCCGCGGCCTCCGCTACGCCATGGAGTCCATCGACGCCAGCCGCGTCACCGTGGCCGCCCAGGCGCTGGGCATCTCGCAGGCCGCCTTCGAAGACGCGCTGGCCTACTCGCAGACGCGCGTCCAGTTCGGCAAGCCGCTGTGCCAGCACCAGGCCATACAGTGGATGCTGGCCGATATGGCGACGCAGATCGACGCCGCAAGATTAATGGTCTACCGCGCGGCCTGGCTGAAGGACCAGAACCTGCCCTATATGAAAGAAGCGGCCATGGCCAAGCTCTACGCCGCCGAGGTCTCCAATTTCGTCACCAACAAGGCCCTGCAGATACACGGAGGCTACGGCTATTGCAGGGACTATCCCATGGAGCGCTACCTGCGCGACGCCAAGATAACCGAGATTTACGAAGGGACTTCCGAGATGCAGCGCATGACCATTGCGCGCGCCATCACAACTCAGTAA
- a CDS encoding dihydroorotate dehydrogenase — translation MSKKADLSVHITSTLRLANPVMAASGTWGYGDEYGDLVDVNKLGAVICKGTTLEPRDGNPQPRIIEVTGGVLNSVGLQNIGVEALIAEKAPMWAKWSVPVLVNIAGNSVDEYAMVAAKLEGVAGVGGIEVNISCPNVSRGGMQFGTDRSTAAEVTRAVKKATSLPVMVKLSPNVTDIVSIAQAVEKAGADALSLINTVSGMAIDVKQRRPALGNINGGLSGPAIKPIALLMVYRVAGCVKIPVIGCGGIMNAADALEFILAGATAIQVGTAGLADPRATLAVVDDLAKYLEAEGIRSVAELRGAARR, via the coding sequence ATGAGTAAGAAGGCTGATCTCAGCGTTCATATCACCTCTACCCTTCGATTGGCCAATCCCGTGATGGCCGCCTCTGGCACCTGGGGATATGGGGACGAATACGGCGACCTGGTCGACGTGAATAAACTCGGCGCCGTCATCTGCAAGGGCACCACGCTGGAGCCGCGCGACGGCAATCCCCAACCGCGCATCATCGAGGTCACGGGCGGCGTTTTAAACTCGGTGGGCCTGCAGAACATCGGCGTGGAGGCACTGATAGCGGAGAAGGCGCCCATGTGGGCTAAATGGAGCGTGCCGGTGCTGGTCAACATCGCCGGCAACTCTGTCGATGAATATGCCATGGTGGCGGCCAAACTCGAGGGTGTGGCGGGTGTCGGCGGCATCGAGGTGAATATAAGCTGCCCCAACGTGAGCAGAGGCGGGATGCAGTTCGGCACCGATCGGTCCACGGCTGCAGAAGTCACCCGCGCCGTTAAAAAGGCCACCTCGCTGCCGGTCATGGTCAAGCTCAGCCCCAACGTGACGGATATCGTATCCATCGCTCAGGCGGTGGAGAAGGCGGGCGCAGACGCGCTGTCGCTGATCAACACGGTCAGCGGCATGGCCATAGATGTGAAGCAGCGCAGGCCTGCGCTGGGGAATATTAACGGCGGATTGTCGGGCCCCGCCATCAAGCCGATCGCGCTGCTGATGGTCTACAGGGTGGCGGGCTGCGTCAAAATACCTGTTATCGGATGCGGCGGTATCATGAACGCGGCGGACGCCCTGGAGTTCATCCTGGCGGGCGCGACCGCAATCCAGGTGGGAACGGCCGGCCTGGCCGACCCGCGCGCGACGCTGGCTGTGGTGGACGATCTTGCGAAATACCTCGAGGCCGAGGGTATCCGCAGCGTCGCTGAACTGCGCGGAGCCGCCAGGCGTTAG
- a CDS encoding flavodoxin family protein, translated as MKLLCISGSPRRGGNTDRLLNEAIIGAAGKGAQIKHIVLADLDIAPCAHCDGCIQTGGRCVMEDDMQQIHADIREYDRFIVASPIYFMGLTAQVKAMIDRCQALWVIKNLLKLPVGLNKGTARRGAFISVGATGYSNLFTGSIVTMKSWYKTLDIEYADELLVPEMDRYNASAGRQELLSRARSLGRQIVEN; from the coding sequence TTGAAATTATTATGCATATCGGGCAGCCCCCGCCGCGGAGGCAACACCGACCGCCTGCTGAACGAGGCCATCATAGGAGCAGCCGGCAAGGGCGCACAGATCAAGCATATCGTGCTGGCCGACCTGGATATCGCACCCTGCGCCCACTGCGACGGCTGCATCCAGACCGGGGGACGCTGCGTGATGGAAGACGACATGCAACAGATACATGCGGATATCAGGGAGTACGACCGCTTCATCGTGGCCTCGCCCATCTACTTCATGGGCCTCACCGCCCAGGTCAAGGCCATGATCGACCGCTGCCAGGCCCTGTGGGTGATCAAGAACCTGTTGAAATTGCCCGTCGGCCTGAATAAAGGCACGGCTCGCAGGGGCGCGTTCATCTCCGTCGGGGCCACCGGCTACAGCAACCTGTTCACAGGATCGATCGTCACCATGAAGAGCTGGTACAAGACGCTGGATATCGAGTACGCCGATGAGCTGCTGGTACCCGAAATGGACAGATACAACGCGTCTGCCGGACGGCAGGAACTCCTCTCCCGGGCGCGCTCACTGGGCCGGCAGATCGTAGAGAATTAA